A stretch of the Equus quagga isolate Etosha38 chromosome 9, UCLA_HA_Equagga_1.0, whole genome shotgun sequence genome encodes the following:
- the KLHL26 gene encoding kelch-like protein 26 isoform X1 — protein MAESGGGGGAGGGGFGAGPGPERPSSLADKNGALKCTFSAPSHSTSLLQGLAALRAQGQLLDVVLTINRETFPAHKVVLAACSDYFRAMFTGGMREASQDIIELKGVSARGLRHIIDFAYSAEVTLDLDCVQDVLGAAVFLQMLPVVELCEEFLKAAMSVETCLNIGHMATTFSLASLKESVDAFTFRHFLQIAEEEDFLHLPLERLVFFLQSNRLQSCAEIDLFRAAVRWLQHDPARRPRASHVLCHIRFPLMRSSDLVDSVQTLDIMVEDVLCRQYLLEAFNYQVLPFRQHEMQSPRTVVRSDVPSLVAFGGTPYTDSDRSVSSKVYQLPEPGARHFRELTEMEVGCSHTCVAVLDNFVYVAGGQHLQYRSGEGAVDACYRYDPHLNRWLRLQAMQESRIQFQLNVLCGMVYATGGRNRAGSLASVERYCPRRNEWGYACSLKRRTWGHAGAAAGGRLYISGGYGISVEDKKALHCYDPVADQWEFKAPMSEPRVLHAMVGAAGRIYALGGRMDHVDRCFDVLAVEYYMPETDQWTSVSPMRAGQSEAGCCLLDRKIYIVGGYNWRLNNVTGIVQVYNTETDEWERDLHFPESFAGIACAPVLLPRAGTRR, from the exons CCTGGCCGACAAGAACGGAGCCCTCAAGTGCACCTTCTCGGCCCCCAGCCACAGCACCAGCCTCCTGCAGGGCCTGGCCGCTCTCCGCgcccagggccagctcctggaCGTTGTGCTCACCATAAACAGAGAGACCTTCCCCGCACACAAGGTTGTCCTGGCCGCCTGCAGCGACTACTTCAG GGCCATGTTCACGGGTGGTATGAGGGAAGCGAGCCAGGACATCATCGAGCTGAAGGGTGTGTCAGCCCGTGGCCTGCGGCACATCATTGACTTCGCCTACAGCGCCGAGGTGACTCTGGACCTGGACTGTGTGCAGGACGTGCTGGGCGCCGCGGTGTTCCTGCAGATGCTGCCCGTGGTGGAGCTGTGTGAGGAGTTCCTCAAGGCTGCCATGAGCGTGGAGACCTGCCTCAACATCGGCCACATGGCCACCACCTTTAGCCTGGCCTCACTCAAGGAGTCGGTGGACGCCTTCACTTTCCGGCACTTTCTACAGATCGCCGAGGAGGAGGACTTCCTGCACCTGCCGCTGGAGCGCCTCGTCTTCTTCCTGCAGAGCAACCGGCTGCAGAGCTGCGCCGAGATCGACCTGTTCCGTGCTGCCGTCCGCTGGCTGCAGCATGACCCGGCCCGGCGGCCGCGCGCCAGCCACGTGCTCTGCCACATCCGCTTCCCACTCATGCGGTCGTCGGACCTGGTGGATAGTGTGCAGACGCTGGACATCATGGTGGAGGACGTGCTCTGTCGCCAGTATCTGCTGGAGGCCTTCAACTACCAGGTGCTACCCTTCCGGCAGCATGAAATGCAGTCTCCGCGCACGGTTGTGCGCTCGGATGTGCCCTCGCTGGTTGCCTTTGGCGGCACGCCCTACACTGACAGCGACCGCTCTGTCAGCAGCAAGGTGTACCAGCTGCCTGAGCCAGGTGCTCGCCACTTCCGCGAGCTCACGGAGATGGAGGTGGGCTGCAGCCACACATGTGTGGCCGTGCTGGACAACTTCGTATATGTGGCTGGGGGCCAACACCTGCAGTATCGCAGCGGCGAGGGCGCAGTGGACGCCTGCTACCGTTACGACCCCCACCTGAACCGCTGGCTGCGCCTGCAGGCCATGCAGGAAAGCCGCATCCAGTTCCAGCTGAATGTGCTGTGTGGCATGGTCTATGCCACGGGCGGGCGCAACCGAGCTGGCAGCCTGGCCTCGGTCGAGAGGTACTGTCCACGGCGCAACGAGTGGGGCTATGCCTGCTCACTGAAGCGCCGCACCTGGGGCCACGCGGGCGCCGCTGCCGGGGGCCGCCTCTACATCTCAGGTGGCTATGGCATCTCGGTGGAGGATAAGAAGGCCCTGCACTGCTACGACCCGGTGGCCGACCAGTGGGAGTTCAAGGCGCCCATGAGCGAGCCCCGTGTGCTCCATGCCATGGTGGGCGCCGCTGGCCGCATCTATGCCCTTGGGGGTCGCATGGACCACGTTGACCGCTGCTTCGATGTGCTGGCCGTGGAGTACTACATGCCTGAGACGGACCAGTGGACCAGTGTGAGCCCCATGCGGGCCGGCCAGTCAGAGGCTGGCTGCTGCCTGCTGGACAGGAAGATCTACATCGTTGGGGGCTACAACTGGCGCCTCAACAACGTGACAGGCATTGTGCAGGTCTACAACACTGAGACAGATGAGTGGGAGCGCGACCTGCACTTCCCGGAGTCCTTTGCAGGCATCGCCTGTGCCCCCGTCCTGCTGCCTCGGGCGGGGACCAGGAGGTAG
- the KLHL26 gene encoding kelch-like protein 26 isoform X2: MAKEEICLADKNGALKCTFSAPSHSTSLLQGLAALRAQGQLLDVVLTINRETFPAHKVVLAACSDYFRAMFTGGMREASQDIIELKGVSARGLRHIIDFAYSAEVTLDLDCVQDVLGAAVFLQMLPVVELCEEFLKAAMSVETCLNIGHMATTFSLASLKESVDAFTFRHFLQIAEEEDFLHLPLERLVFFLQSNRLQSCAEIDLFRAAVRWLQHDPARRPRASHVLCHIRFPLMRSSDLVDSVQTLDIMVEDVLCRQYLLEAFNYQVLPFRQHEMQSPRTVVRSDVPSLVAFGGTPYTDSDRSVSSKVYQLPEPGARHFRELTEMEVGCSHTCVAVLDNFVYVAGGQHLQYRSGEGAVDACYRYDPHLNRWLRLQAMQESRIQFQLNVLCGMVYATGGRNRAGSLASVERYCPRRNEWGYACSLKRRTWGHAGAAAGGRLYISGGYGISVEDKKALHCYDPVADQWEFKAPMSEPRVLHAMVGAAGRIYALGGRMDHVDRCFDVLAVEYYMPETDQWTSVSPMRAGQSEAGCCLLDRKIYIVGGYNWRLNNVTGIVQVYNTETDEWERDLHFPESFAGIACAPVLLPRAGTRR, translated from the exons CCTGGCCGACAAGAACGGAGCCCTCAAGTGCACCTTCTCGGCCCCCAGCCACAGCACCAGCCTCCTGCAGGGCCTGGCCGCTCTCCGCgcccagggccagctcctggaCGTTGTGCTCACCATAAACAGAGAGACCTTCCCCGCACACAAGGTTGTCCTGGCCGCCTGCAGCGACTACTTCAG GGCCATGTTCACGGGTGGTATGAGGGAAGCGAGCCAGGACATCATCGAGCTGAAGGGTGTGTCAGCCCGTGGCCTGCGGCACATCATTGACTTCGCCTACAGCGCCGAGGTGACTCTGGACCTGGACTGTGTGCAGGACGTGCTGGGCGCCGCGGTGTTCCTGCAGATGCTGCCCGTGGTGGAGCTGTGTGAGGAGTTCCTCAAGGCTGCCATGAGCGTGGAGACCTGCCTCAACATCGGCCACATGGCCACCACCTTTAGCCTGGCCTCACTCAAGGAGTCGGTGGACGCCTTCACTTTCCGGCACTTTCTACAGATCGCCGAGGAGGAGGACTTCCTGCACCTGCCGCTGGAGCGCCTCGTCTTCTTCCTGCAGAGCAACCGGCTGCAGAGCTGCGCCGAGATCGACCTGTTCCGTGCTGCCGTCCGCTGGCTGCAGCATGACCCGGCCCGGCGGCCGCGCGCCAGCCACGTGCTCTGCCACATCCGCTTCCCACTCATGCGGTCGTCGGACCTGGTGGATAGTGTGCAGACGCTGGACATCATGGTGGAGGACGTGCTCTGTCGCCAGTATCTGCTGGAGGCCTTCAACTACCAGGTGCTACCCTTCCGGCAGCATGAAATGCAGTCTCCGCGCACGGTTGTGCGCTCGGATGTGCCCTCGCTGGTTGCCTTTGGCGGCACGCCCTACACTGACAGCGACCGCTCTGTCAGCAGCAAGGTGTACCAGCTGCCTGAGCCAGGTGCTCGCCACTTCCGCGAGCTCACGGAGATGGAGGTGGGCTGCAGCCACACATGTGTGGCCGTGCTGGACAACTTCGTATATGTGGCTGGGGGCCAACACCTGCAGTATCGCAGCGGCGAGGGCGCAGTGGACGCCTGCTACCGTTACGACCCCCACCTGAACCGCTGGCTGCGCCTGCAGGCCATGCAGGAAAGCCGCATCCAGTTCCAGCTGAATGTGCTGTGTGGCATGGTCTATGCCACGGGCGGGCGCAACCGAGCTGGCAGCCTGGCCTCGGTCGAGAGGTACTGTCCACGGCGCAACGAGTGGGGCTATGCCTGCTCACTGAAGCGCCGCACCTGGGGCCACGCGGGCGCCGCTGCCGGGGGCCGCCTCTACATCTCAGGTGGCTATGGCATCTCGGTGGAGGATAAGAAGGCCCTGCACTGCTACGACCCGGTGGCCGACCAGTGGGAGTTCAAGGCGCCCATGAGCGAGCCCCGTGTGCTCCATGCCATGGTGGGCGCCGCTGGCCGCATCTATGCCCTTGGGGGTCGCATGGACCACGTTGACCGCTGCTTCGATGTGCTGGCCGTGGAGTACTACATGCCTGAGACGGACCAGTGGACCAGTGTGAGCCCCATGCGGGCCGGCCAGTCAGAGGCTGGCTGCTGCCTGCTGGACAGGAAGATCTACATCGTTGGGGGCTACAACTGGCGCCTCAACAACGTGACAGGCATTGTGCAGGTCTACAACACTGAGACAGATGAGTGGGAGCGCGACCTGCACTTCCCGGAGTCCTTTGCAGGCATCGCCTGTGCCCCCGTCCTGCTGCCTCGGGCGGGGACCAGGAGGTAG
- the KLHL26 gene encoding kelch-like protein 26 isoform X3: MAESGGGGGAGGGGFGAGPGPERPSRAMFTGGMREASQDIIELKGVSARGLRHIIDFAYSAEVTLDLDCVQDVLGAAVFLQMLPVVELCEEFLKAAMSVETCLNIGHMATTFSLASLKESVDAFTFRHFLQIAEEEDFLHLPLERLVFFLQSNRLQSCAEIDLFRAAVRWLQHDPARRPRASHVLCHIRFPLMRSSDLVDSVQTLDIMVEDVLCRQYLLEAFNYQVLPFRQHEMQSPRTVVRSDVPSLVAFGGTPYTDSDRSVSSKVYQLPEPGARHFRELTEMEVGCSHTCVAVLDNFVYVAGGQHLQYRSGEGAVDACYRYDPHLNRWLRLQAMQESRIQFQLNVLCGMVYATGGRNRAGSLASVERYCPRRNEWGYACSLKRRTWGHAGAAAGGRLYISGGYGISVEDKKALHCYDPVADQWEFKAPMSEPRVLHAMVGAAGRIYALGGRMDHVDRCFDVLAVEYYMPETDQWTSVSPMRAGQSEAGCCLLDRKIYIVGGYNWRLNNVTGIVQVYNTETDEWERDLHFPESFAGIACAPVLLPRAGTRR, translated from the coding sequence GGCCATGTTCACGGGTGGTATGAGGGAAGCGAGCCAGGACATCATCGAGCTGAAGGGTGTGTCAGCCCGTGGCCTGCGGCACATCATTGACTTCGCCTACAGCGCCGAGGTGACTCTGGACCTGGACTGTGTGCAGGACGTGCTGGGCGCCGCGGTGTTCCTGCAGATGCTGCCCGTGGTGGAGCTGTGTGAGGAGTTCCTCAAGGCTGCCATGAGCGTGGAGACCTGCCTCAACATCGGCCACATGGCCACCACCTTTAGCCTGGCCTCACTCAAGGAGTCGGTGGACGCCTTCACTTTCCGGCACTTTCTACAGATCGCCGAGGAGGAGGACTTCCTGCACCTGCCGCTGGAGCGCCTCGTCTTCTTCCTGCAGAGCAACCGGCTGCAGAGCTGCGCCGAGATCGACCTGTTCCGTGCTGCCGTCCGCTGGCTGCAGCATGACCCGGCCCGGCGGCCGCGCGCCAGCCACGTGCTCTGCCACATCCGCTTCCCACTCATGCGGTCGTCGGACCTGGTGGATAGTGTGCAGACGCTGGACATCATGGTGGAGGACGTGCTCTGTCGCCAGTATCTGCTGGAGGCCTTCAACTACCAGGTGCTACCCTTCCGGCAGCATGAAATGCAGTCTCCGCGCACGGTTGTGCGCTCGGATGTGCCCTCGCTGGTTGCCTTTGGCGGCACGCCCTACACTGACAGCGACCGCTCTGTCAGCAGCAAGGTGTACCAGCTGCCTGAGCCAGGTGCTCGCCACTTCCGCGAGCTCACGGAGATGGAGGTGGGCTGCAGCCACACATGTGTGGCCGTGCTGGACAACTTCGTATATGTGGCTGGGGGCCAACACCTGCAGTATCGCAGCGGCGAGGGCGCAGTGGACGCCTGCTACCGTTACGACCCCCACCTGAACCGCTGGCTGCGCCTGCAGGCCATGCAGGAAAGCCGCATCCAGTTCCAGCTGAATGTGCTGTGTGGCATGGTCTATGCCACGGGCGGGCGCAACCGAGCTGGCAGCCTGGCCTCGGTCGAGAGGTACTGTCCACGGCGCAACGAGTGGGGCTATGCCTGCTCACTGAAGCGCCGCACCTGGGGCCACGCGGGCGCCGCTGCCGGGGGCCGCCTCTACATCTCAGGTGGCTATGGCATCTCGGTGGAGGATAAGAAGGCCCTGCACTGCTACGACCCGGTGGCCGACCAGTGGGAGTTCAAGGCGCCCATGAGCGAGCCCCGTGTGCTCCATGCCATGGTGGGCGCCGCTGGCCGCATCTATGCCCTTGGGGGTCGCATGGACCACGTTGACCGCTGCTTCGATGTGCTGGCCGTGGAGTACTACATGCCTGAGACGGACCAGTGGACCAGTGTGAGCCCCATGCGGGCCGGCCAGTCAGAGGCTGGCTGCTGCCTGCTGGACAGGAAGATCTACATCGTTGGGGGCTACAACTGGCGCCTCAACAACGTGACAGGCATTGTGCAGGTCTACAACACTGAGACAGATGAGTGGGAGCGCGACCTGCACTTCCCGGAGTCCTTTGCAGGCATCGCCTGTGCCCCCGTCCTGCTGCCTCGGGCGGGGACCAGGAGGTAG